A window from Pelodiscus sinensis isolate JC-2024 chromosome 31, ASM4963464v1, whole genome shotgun sequence encodes these proteins:
- the LOC142821627 gene encoding zinc finger protein RFP-like, protein MAAASPVKSLQEEATCPLCLEYFTDPVVTACGHNFCRACLSRCWEGPNPAASCPQCRDPVQQGPLRPNRQLANMVELVKQLSLQVVKGAGGGGVCEEHQEALKLFCEEDQAPICVVCDRSRAHREHTVLPIAEAAQEYKGKIQAHLKTLREEREKLLGWKATGEGRSQECLKQTQVERQKIVAEFQQLRQFLEEQERLLLAQLEKLDEEIGRLQTDTVGKLSVQISHLSERIGELEGTCQKPASEFLQDVRSTLSRCETGPFQPPEEISPELGKRVRGFSQQTTALSETLRQFTDTLPAALEEARKKSLGAFRQATVTLDPDTAHPNLVLSEDGKHVRWEPTRQPLPDNPERFDFWPCVLGREGISSGRHCWEVEMGDGQCWAVGVARESVSRKGEISLSPEGGIWAVQQWGGQFRALTSPVILLPLSPPRRIRVCLDCGRGQVTFIDAGTEAPIFTFPPGSLPGERIRPWLWVGQGSSLSLCP, encoded by the exons ATGGCTGCAGCGAGCCCTGTAAAAAGCCTGCAGGAGGAAGCGACGTGTCCCctctgcctggagtatttcacaGACCCGGTggtcacagcctgtgggcacaatttctgccGTGCCTGCCTCAGCCGGTGCTGGGAGGGACCcaacccagctgcctcctgcccgcAGTGCAGGGACccggtgcagcagggccccctCCGGCCCAACAGGCAGCTGGCAAACATGGTAGAACTAGTCAAGCAGCTGAGTTTGCAGGTAgtgaagggggcaggcgggggcggggtgtGTGAGGAGCATCAGGAGGCGCTGAAGCTGTTCTGCGAGGAGGATCAAGCCCCCATCTGCGTGGTGTGCGACAGGTCCCGGGCTCACCGCGAGCACACGGTGCTGCCCATAGCTgaggctgcccaggagtacaag GGGAAAATCcaggcccatttgaagactctgagggaagagagagaaaagctgctgggatggaaagcgacgggggaggggagaagtcagGAGTGTCTG aaacagacacaagtcgagaggcagaagattgtggccgagtttcagcagctgcggcagttcctggaggaacaagagcgactcctgctggcccagctggagaagctggatgaggagattgggaggctccagactgacactgtcgGGAAACTCTCTGTGCAGATTTCCCATCTCAGCGAGCGAATcggggagctggaggggacgtgtcagaagccagcgagtgaattcctgcag GACGTCAGAAGCACCTTGAGCAG gtgtgagacggggccgTTCCAGCCGCCagaggagatttcccctgaactgggCAAGCGAGTCAGGGGTTTCTCCCAGCAAACGACTGCGCTGTCGGAGACGCTGAGGCAGTTCACAG acacgctGCCCGCTGCACTGGAGGAAGCACGAAAAAagtccctgggagctttcagacagg CgactgtgactctggatccagacacggctcatcccaacctcgtcctgtctgaggatgGGAAACATGTGAGATGGGAACCTACACGGCAGCCACTGCCCGACAACCCGGAGAGATTCGACTTTTggccctgtgtgctgggccgtGAGGGAATCAGCTCAgggagacattgctgggaggtggagatgggggatgggcaatgctgggctgtgggggtggccagagaatctgtgagcaggaagggagagATCAGCCTTAGCCCTGagggggggatctgggctgtgcagcagtgggggggtcAGTTCCGGGCTCTCACCTCCCCTGTGATCctcctgcccctgagccccccccgcaggatccgggtttgtctggactgtggccgggggcaggtgacatttatcgatgctggaaccgaggccccgatcttcactttcccgccgggctccctccctggggagagaatccgaccctggctctgggtggggcagggatcctCGCTCAGCCTGTGCCCCTGA